The Methanococcus voltae PS genome segment TTGGAGTACATTCTATTAAATTAATTTAAAAAAATGTATTTTTATAAAAAGTCGACATTAAGTTTAAATAATATAAATTAATAGCTATAAATATGGCATAATTGATATTACAATATGCAGATTATTTATAATTATTATAAAATTGAATATAAAATACAAAAAATACAAAACGTTGTATCAAAACGAGAGGTGCATTAATGCCGGAGATTTGTCCAATATGTGGTTTACCTAAAGATTTATGTGTTTGTGAGGAAATAGCTAAAGAAGAACAGAAAATAAAAGTTTATGTTACTAAACGTAGGTTTGGTAAATTGATGACTGTTGTTGAAGGCTTCGACGCAGACCTTATAGACGTTAAAGACCTTGCAAAGAAATTAAAAGATATCTGTGCTTGCGGTGGAACTGTTAAGAAAGATAGTATCGAATTGCAAGGAGATCACAGGAAAAAAGCTGAAGACATTCTCATAGGTATGGGCTTCTCAAAGAATATGATTGATGTAAGATAATTAGTTGTAATTAAGTTTATATACTATATTACCATACTAACTTACTACATTAAATATTATTGAAAAGGTAGTGGATACGTAAGTACACCCACAAGCCTTTATTTGGGTAGGGACACCCATGAAAATTTCGAAAGATATTCTCAGACATGAGTTAATAGGGTTAAGCGTTGAAGTAATTCAATGTAATAACAAGCAACTTATCGGTAAAAAGGGAGTAGTTGTTGACGAAACAAGAAATACGTTAACCGTTGAGTCTAAAGTGGTAAATTCTTCTGTTACTAACGAGCAAAAGAACGAATACTTAGACGATGACGTACAATATTCTTACAATGAATTTCAAATTCCAAAAGATATTGCAGTATTTCAATTCGACGTAACTACTTCCGAGGGTCTTTTTAAAGTAAAAATCGATGGAAATTTACTTGTAGGACGACCTGAAGATAGGTTGAAAAGAAAATTCAAAAAAATTTATCCTTATTAAATGTTAAGTAAATATAAAATTTGTATAATTTATATATTTATATAATTTATATAAATCGATGTATTTGTTTGGCTTTTAAGGATAACCCTATTATAATCGTTAGAAATTATTTTAATGGTCCCAAGATGCATTTAAACTTATATAAGTGTGTATATTAAAGTATTATGGGTTATACAAAACATAATCAAAATTTTATTTATTTGAATCATTTTATTAATTAAATACGATGATTAAAATGAATATGTGGATTTTTTGATTATTGCGAAGTAATTTGCTAATTTTGTATGATTTATGAGTATTATTATAAATTTAACAGAAAAAAATATTTAATGATATTTAAAATATGTTAATTATTTTTATAATTAAATTGTATTTTGATATCTGAAAAATGTTTATATACCTGTAACCCGTATTTACTCTGGGACTATACCAATTAATAATTATATGTATCACATATACAAAATACACTCTATATCTGGAGGTATAATAATGACAAACATAGGAATTGATGTAAAAACTCCTGAAAATGTTTGTGATGACATAAACTGTCCTTTCCACGGGAAATTACCAGTTAGAGGTCAAACATTCGAAGGCGTAGTAACCTCAGATAAAGGACACAACACAGTTGTAATCGAAAGAGAAATTATAAGATACTTGTCAAAGTACGAAAGATACGAAAAAAGAACAGTTAGCATGATTGCACATAACTCACCATGTATCTCAGCGAAAGTTGGAGATATCGTGAAAATTATGGAATGCAGACCAATCAGCAAAACGAAATCTTTTGTAGTAATCGAAAAGACAATACAAGAATAATTCCTTTAAATGGGTGAATATCATGAAAGGAATCGGGTCAACCGTAGTAAGGTCATTACCAAACGGAGCAAGAATATTCTGTGCAGACAATACAGGAGCTAAAGAATTGGAAGTTATATCAGTTAAGAATTACTCTGGTGTAGTTAGAAGATTACCAGCTGCTGGTGTAGGTCAGATGGTTTTTGTTTCAGTTAAGAAAGGTACTCCTGAAATGAGAAAGCAAGTTTTACCTGCTATCATCATCAGGCAGAAGAAAGAATATAAAAGAGCAGACGGCTCAAGAGTTAAGTTTGAAGATAACGCAGCAGTTATTGTAACACCAGAAGGAACACCAAAAGGTTCAGAAATCAAAGGTCCAGTTTCAAAAGAAGCTGCTGAAAGATGGCCTGGTGTTTCAAGATTGGCTAAAATTATTCACTAATCGAGTCACAAAAATAAGTAAGGTGGAATAATGGTGTTGACTAGTTCAAAACAGCCAAGAAAGCAAAGAAAAGCACTCTACAACGCACCGTTACATTTAAGAAACAACTTAATGTCAGCGATGTTGTCAAAAGAGTTAAAAGAAAAATTAAATAAGAATTCAATACCTTTGAAGAAAGGAGACTTAGTAAAAGTTATGAGAGGAAACTTCAAAGGCGTTGAAGGAGAAGTTACCAACGTAAGTTACAGAAACTACAATGTAGTTGTAGCTGGCGTAGTTAACAAAAAACAAGATGGTACAGAAAAATCATACCCTATACACCCATCAAATTTGATGATTGTAAAGTTGGATGATTCAGACGATAAGAGATTTAAAAACGCTAATAATTAAGAGGTGTGAGCATGGCAGTTAAAGGACCTAAAAGACATCTAAAAAGATTAGCCGCTCCAGCAAACTGGCAAATCCCAAGAAAAGTCAGAACATTCACAGTAAGACCTGCACCTGGTTCACACGCAATGGATAAATCATTACCATTGTTATTGATAATAAGAGATGTATTAAAATACGCTGACAATTCAAGAGAAGCTAAAAAGATTATCCAAACAGGAAAAATCTTAATCGACGGTAGAAAAAGAAAAGAATACAAACTTCCAGTAGGATTAATGGATTTAATTTCAGTTCCTTTAATGAACGAAAATTACGTTGTATTATTTGACGAAGCCGGAAGATTGACTTTAAACAAAGTTGAAAATGCTGATGTAAAATTGTGTAAAATTGTAAACAAAACAGTTATTAAAGGTGGACACATCCAGTTAAACTTACACGATGGTAGAAACCAAATAGTAACCGTTGCTGACGCTTCAAAAGCAGAAGAAGACGTTTACAAAACAGGCGACAGTATTTTATTATCAATACCTGAACAAAAAATTGCAGGACATGTTCAATTTGGAGAAAACAAATTAGCATACGTTACTGGCGGTAAACACGTTGGAGAATTCGCTAAAATCGTAGAAATTGAAGAAAGAAAATTATATGCAGATATAATTACACTTGAAACAAAAGACGGCGAACAATTTAAAACCGTTAAAGATTACGTATTTATCGTAGGCGACAATGAACCAGTAATCAATTTATAATTATTGAGTTTATCAATTAATTAAAGATTGTTTATCTATTCCATTGTTATTTATTAATATATTACTAATATTAGATATTTGGTATTAGATATTTGATATTGATAATTTGTTAATACTTATGGTAGATTAGCTAAATTTGAATTAATTTTGATTATTTTACAATAATTGAAATTGGTTAATTTCAAAGATTTCTAAATATTATTTCTAAAAGATATAACTTTAGAAACAAGAACCCTAAAAACATTAGGAGGGCAAAATATGTCATTCCAAGAAATATGGGAAAAAGAACCGATGAAAAAACCAAGAATTCAAAAAGTTACAGTAAACTTTGGTGTTGGTGAAGCAGGCGATAGGTTAACCATTGGAGCTAAAGTTATTGAAGATATTACGGGACAATCACCTGTAAGAACTTTGGCAAAACAAACTAACCCTGCATTCGGAATCAGAAAAAAATTACCAATTGGATTGAAAGTTACCTTAAGAGGTACTAAAGCTGAAGAGTTTTTAAAGAACGCTTTCACTGCTTTCAAAGCATCTGGTAAAGTATTATACGACAGGTCATTTGATAAAGTAGGTAATTTTTCATTCGGTGTTCCAGAACACATTGACTTCCCAGGCCAAAAATACGACCCATCAGTTGGAATATACGGTATGGACGTATGTGTAACTTTTGAAAAGTCAGGATACAGAGTTAAATCAAGAAAGCTTAACAGAAACACAATTCCTGAAAAACACTTAGTTAAAAAAGTCGAAGCTATCGAATTAGTTAAATCAACATTCGGTATGGAAGTACTTGAAGAATAAGGTGAGTATGTATGACAAAAGCACCGTTCAAGAAAAAATTTGGACAAGGTTCCAAGGTTTGTAAAAGATGCGGAAGAAAAGGACCGGGAATTATTAGAAAATACGGCTTAAACTTATGTAGACAATGCTTTAGAGAAATGGCACAAAACTTAGGATTTAAAAAGTACGATTAAGTGATGAAAGGATTAGAAAGGACAAGGAGGTAACAGTATGAGCTTAATGGACCCTCTTGCGAACGCATTGAACCATATATCCAACTGTGAAAACGTAGGTAAAAACACAGCTTACTTAAAACCTGCATCTAAATTAATTGGAAGAGTACTCAAAGTTATGCAAGACCAAGGATACATCGGAAACTTTGAATACATTGAAGATGGTAAAGCGGGAGTTTACAAAGTAACATTAATTGGTCAGATTAACAAATGTGGCGCTGTAAAACCAAGATTCGCAGTTAAAAATCAAGAATTTGAAAAGTTTGAAAAGAGATACTTACCAGCAAAAGGTTTCGGTTTGTTAATTGTGAGCACCCCTAAAGGGTTAATGACTCACGATGAAGCAAAAGATTCTGGAATTGGTGGAAGGTTAATTTCATACATCTACTAATTGCGTTAAGCAAATTTATAAGCTAATATCCTAAGATATTATTCATTATTATTGTATTTTCATACAATGAGACGAGGAGGTATAGTTATGCCAGTTGCTGCACTCATTAGGGAAGAAGTTACTATCCCAGAAAATGTAAATGTTGAACTAAACGGCAACAACATTACTGTAAAATCCGGCGGTAAACAATTAGAAAAAACATTAAATTACAACGGAATCGAATTCTCAATAGAAGACGATGTCTTAGTTATCAAATGTTCTTTCCCAAATAAAAAACAGACCGCTATGGTAGGTACATATAAAGCACACGCTCTTAACATGATAAAAGGAGTTACAGAAGGCTTTGAATACAAATTAGCAATTAAATACGCTCACTTTCCTATGAAAGTAAGTGTTAAAAGCGATGTTGTAGTTATTGACAATTTCTTAGGTGAAAAACACCCAAGAAATGCAAGAGTAATGCCTGGAGTTACTGTTAAAGTAAGCGGTGAACAAGTAGTAGTAAGTGGAACTAACAAAGAATTCGTTGGTCAAACTGCTGCAAACATTGAACAAGCCACTAAAGTAAGCGGAAGAGATACAAGAGTATTCCAAGACGGTATCTACATCGTTGAAAAAGCAGGTAAGGTATTATAGGTGGTTTCATGAGTGATTTTAAAAGATTAATGAGATTAAAACTCAAAATGAAACAGAAAAGACCTGAATTCAAAAGACAAGATAGCCACAGAACTGCAAGAATCGGTACCAGCTGGAGAAGACCATTCGGTAAACACAGTGGTATGAGAATTGGATTGAAACACAGATGTGCTGTAGTTAAAATCGGATATAGATGCCCTGCATTAGTAAGAAATCTTCATCCATCAGGTTTAGAAGACATTCTTGTTAACAACGTTAAAGAGATTTCAGCTTTAAACCCTGAAACTCAAGCAGCAAGAATTGCAGCAACAGTTGGTAAGAGAAAAAGAATTGAAATGATTAAAAAGGCTAATGAATTAAACATTAGAATTTTAAACATCTCAAAACAGAAACAAGAAGAATTATTACAATAATTAAGTAAAAATTCAAATTATACTTACATTATAATATAATAATTCAATTCTAATATTCAATTATCAAATTCAGGCTAATTTAGAGTAATTCTCATGAATTAATGTTATTGCAATTATAACAATCGAATCCATACGTCTGAAAATGTAAAGACAGGTGATATTATGGATGTATCAACTCAAAGAAGAATTGCAGCTAACATACTCGATTGCGGTATTGATAGAGTATGGGTTGACCCTGAAAACTTGGAAAAAGTTAAACTTGCAATTACCAAAGATGACATCAGAGCTTTAGTGAAAGATGGAATCATTGTTAAGAAACAAGAAAAGGGTATCAGTAGCGCAAGAAAGAAAAAGATACAAGAGCAGAAAAGAAAAGGCAAAAGAAAAGGCCAAGGTTCTAGAAAAGGGGCTAAAGGTGCAAGAACTCCTAAAAAAGAAAAATGGATGAACACAATTAGACCTTTAAGAAGAATGCTAAAAGAAATGAGAGAAGACGAAAAAATCGAAAGAACACAGTACAGAAAATTGTACAGAATGGCTAAAGGTGGCGCTTTCAGAAGTAGAAACCACATGAAGCTTTACATGAAAGACCACGGTATCTTAAGCGAATAATTTAAAAATTAATATTTAATTAAATTTTATTAATTTAATAATATTAATTAAAATTATCGTGATATTGGGTTTTTATGATTCAGTATTTTGATTTAATAATCTTTTCATAAAATAATTATCCTTTATAATTACTAAAATTAATAATTACAATGTTTAATTGAATTTAATAGGTTTAATAGATTTATTTATTGAATTTGTTTATTAAATTTATTTTAGATTTATTCAATAGATTTAATAATTTTCTATTAACGATTAGTCAATATTCAGTAATTATTATCGATTTATAACTAAAGTTATAAGGAGGAATGGTTATGGCAACAAACGCCAAGTACAGAGTTCCTTTTAGAAGAAGAAGAGAAGGAAAAACAGATTTCAGACAAAGATTAGGATTATTATTGTCTGGTAAGCCAAGATTAGTTGCGAGAAAATCCTTGAACAACATTGTAGCTCAAGTAGTAGCTTACGATGAGAAAGGAGATATCATATTAGCTTCAGCACATTCAAAAGAACTTGTTAAATTAGGATACAAAGGACACTGCGGTAACTTACCAACAGCGTACTTAACAGGTTTATTGATTGGTAAAAAAGCTGTGAAAGAAGGCATTGAAGAAGCAGTACTTGATAAAGGTTTACACAGAGCTACAAAAGGAGCTGCAATATTTGCAGTTTTAAAAGGTGCTCTTGATGCAGGCTTAGAAATTCCACACGGTGATGAAATCATCGGTAATGAGGAAAGACTAGCAGGTGCTCACATTGCTGAATACGCAAAAGTTTTAAAAGCTGAAGACGAAGACGCTTACAAGAAACAATTCTCAAAGTACTTAGAAAAAGGTTTAAACCCTGAAGATTTGCCAGCACACTTTGAAGAAATAAAAGAAAAAATCCTTAGCTTGTAAGGTGATAAAATGGCTGAAAAAAGAAGATTTAACACCGATGCTTGGGAACCAAAAACTCAAGTTGGTAGGTTAGTAAAGGAAGGGCAAATTACCTCAATCGACGAAATCATCGATAAAGGTACTCCTATACTTGAACCAGAGATTGTTGACGCACTTTTACCTGAACTTGAAGAGCAAGTTTTGGACGTTAAATTAGTTCAAAGAATGCACAAATCAGGAAGAAGAGCAAGATACAGAGCTACAGCAGTAGTTGGAAATAAAAACGGCTACGTTGGAGTAGGCATGGGTAAAGCTAAAGAAGTTGGCCCAGCTATTAGAAAAGCTATCGCTCACGCAAAATTATCACTCATTAGAGTAAGAGTAGGTTGCGGTTCATGGGAATGCGGTTGCGGTGGACCACACTCAATCCCATTCACAGCAGAAGGTAACTGCGGTAGTGTTAAAGTTCAAATCATACCAGCACCAAGAGGTGTAGGTTTAGTTGCAGGTAACGTTGCTAAAGCGGTTTTAGGACTCGCTGGTGTTAAAGATGTTTGGACAAAAACATTCGGAGACACAAGAACAACATACAACTTCGCATTAGCGGTATTTGATTCTTTAAACAACTTAAACTTTATAAAATGCTTACCTAACCAAAAGGCTAAATTAGGTCTTAAGGAAGGTAAAGTATTCTAATTAGCTCGATAATCTAAAAACGATTAATTATTAATTAATTGATTATACTTTTGTATAATTTTATTAATTTCTATTTATTATTAAATAAATTATGTGATATTCGGTTAAGTTTAACGGATAACTCATATAATGCCTATAAAAAGGTCAATGGTGAAAACATGGCTTACGCAGTTATTAGAGTAAGAGGAAGTGTTGGCGTTAAAAAAGATATCGCTGATACCTTAAAAATGTTAAGACTCCACAAAGTAAACCACTGTGTAATTGTTCCAGAAAATGAACATTATGTTGGAATGGTTAAAAAAGTTAAGGATTTCGTAACCTACGGTGAAGTTGACAACGAAACCTTCGAAAAGTTAATCTTAAAAAGAGGAAGATTAGCAGGCAACAACAGAGTAAGCGAAGAAATTGTTAAAGAATCTACAGATTTATCAGTTTCAGAATTAGCTGAAAAAGTTATGTCAGGCGAAATCAAGTTAAAAGATACAGAAGTAAAACCTGTATTCAGATTACACCCTCCAAGAAAAGGATACGACAAAGAAGGAATCAAAAGGCCTTTTTCAGTAGGTGGAGCCTTAGGTTACAGAGCTGGAAAAATAAACGATTTAATTATAAAGATGATGTAATTAACTTTTTTGTTAAGTTATATAGTTAGATTTGTAATTTAAGGTGGTCTTAATGATTAGAAAAAGTAAAAAAATCACTAAATTAAGAGGCTCCAGAACCTGCGGTTATGGAGAAGCTAAAAAGCACAGAGGTGCAGGTCACAGAGGGGGTAGAGGTAACGCAGGTGTTCAGAAACATAAATGGTTAAGCATCTGTAAATTCAACCCTGACTACTTCGGAAGAAGTGGATTTGTAAGACACGCAAGCCTCATAAAAGACTTAAAAACAATTAACGTTGGAGAACTCCAAGAATATGTTTTAAGCAACATTGACGCATTTAAAAAAGACGGTGACAAAATCGTTGTAGATGCGGCAGCTTTAGGTATTGATAAAATACTCGGTAAAGGTAGAATATCATTAGCTATGGCAGTTTCAGCAACAGAGTTTTCAGAAAACGCAGTTGCAAAATTAGAAGCAGCAGGGGGAGAAGCTGTTGAATTATAATTCTGAAAAACGTCTTACCTTTAAAAATTTTAATGGTAATAACAATAAAATTAGAATTAGCATTCAAATAATTCTTCTTTTGGCTTTTATTTTTTATGATAGTGAATACTATACAAAAATCTATGAAAAAAAGCTTTTTTTTAAAAATATTGCTAAAAAAGTGTTTTATGGAATTTGTGTATATGAACCATTTAATTTAATAAAAAATAAATATATCAATGGTATTAAATTAGGTGTATACTCTTTTAGAATGGTTAAATCTAGTATTTTTGTTTATAATGTTTATAGTAATTAGGTTATCTAAATTAGGTGAAAATTGTCAGATTTGACAGTCTATAATTTAATATTAACTTCGATTTAAATCGTTATATTAATATACTATGTAAATGTATGTTGATGTAATTAGGAGATTATACAACTAAATCCATAGATTATAAACTATTAATCTATGAGTACATAATTTATTATTAAAATCGTAAATAAAACCTATATTGTAATATAATTTTTAATTAAATGGTTACAATATGCGTAATATTTG includes the following:
- the yciH gene encoding stress response translation initiation inhibitor YciH yields the protein MPEICPICGLPKDLCVCEEIAKEEQKIKVYVTKRRFGKLMTVVEGFDADLIDVKDLAKKLKDICACGGTVKKDSIELQGDHRKKAEDILIGMGFSKNMIDVR
- a CDS encoding ribonuclease P protein component 1, with protein sequence MKISKDILRHELIGLSVEVIQCNNKQLIGKKGVVVDETRNTLTVESKVVNSSVTNEQKNEYLDDDVQYSYNEFQIPKDIAVFQFDVTTSEGLFKVKIDGNLLVGRPEDRLKRKFKKIYPY
- a CDS encoding 30S ribosomal protein S17, with the protein product MTNIGIDVKTPENVCDDINCPFHGKLPVRGQTFEGVVTSDKGHNTVVIEREIIRYLSKYERYEKRTVSMIAHNSPCISAKVGDIVKIMECRPISKTKSFVVIEKTIQE
- a CDS encoding 50S ribosomal protein L14, yielding MKGIGSTVVRSLPNGARIFCADNTGAKELEVISVKNYSGVVRRLPAAGVGQMVFVSVKKGTPEMRKQVLPAIIIRQKKEYKRADGSRVKFEDNAAVIVTPEGTPKGSEIKGPVSKEAAERWPGVSRLAKIIH
- the rplX gene encoding 50S ribosomal protein L24, with protein sequence MVLTSSKQPRKQRKALYNAPLHLRNNLMSAMLSKELKEKLNKNSIPLKKGDLVKVMRGNFKGVEGEVTNVSYRNYNVVVAGVVNKKQDGTEKSYPIHPSNLMIVKLDDSDDKRFKNANN
- a CDS encoding 30S ribosomal protein S4e, whose protein sequence is MAVKGPKRHLKRLAAPANWQIPRKVRTFTVRPAPGSHAMDKSLPLLLIIRDVLKYADNSREAKKIIQTGKILIDGRKRKEYKLPVGLMDLISVPLMNENYVVLFDEAGRLTLNKVENADVKLCKIVNKTVIKGGHIQLNLHDGRNQIVTVADASKAEEDVYKTGDSILLSIPEQKIAGHVQFGENKLAYVTGGKHVGEFAKIVEIEERKLYADIITLETKDGEQFKTVKDYVFIVGDNEPVINL
- a CDS encoding 50S ribosomal protein L5 — its product is MSFQEIWEKEPMKKPRIQKVTVNFGVGEAGDRLTIGAKVIEDITGQSPVRTLAKQTNPAFGIRKKLPIGLKVTLRGTKAEEFLKNAFTAFKASGKVLYDRSFDKVGNFSFGVPEHIDFPGQKYDPSVGIYGMDVCVTFEKSGYRVKSRKLNRNTIPEKHLVKKVEAIELVKSTFGMEVLEE
- a CDS encoding 30S ribosomal protein S14; this encodes MTKAPFKKKFGQGSKVCKRCGRKGPGIIRKYGLNLCRQCFREMAQNLGFKKYD
- a CDS encoding 30S ribosomal protein S8 is translated as MSLMDPLANALNHISNCENVGKNTAYLKPASKLIGRVLKVMQDQGYIGNFEYIEDGKAGVYKVTLIGQINKCGAVKPRFAVKNQEFEKFEKRYLPAKGFGLLIVSTPKGLMTHDEAKDSGIGGRLISYIY
- a CDS encoding 50S ribosomal protein L6, with protein sequence MPVAALIREEVTIPENVNVELNGNNITVKSGGKQLEKTLNYNGIEFSIEDDVLVIKCSFPNKKQTAMVGTYKAHALNMIKGVTEGFEYKLAIKYAHFPMKVSVKSDVVVIDNFLGEKHPRNARVMPGVTVKVSGEQVVVSGTNKEFVGQTAANIEQATKVSGRDTRVFQDGIYIVEKAGKVL
- a CDS encoding 50S ribosomal protein L32e; translated protein: MSDFKRLMRLKLKMKQKRPEFKRQDSHRTARIGTSWRRPFGKHSGMRIGLKHRCAVVKIGYRCPALVRNLHPSGLEDILVNNVKEISALNPETQAARIAATVGKRKRIEMIKKANELNIRILNISKQKQEELLQ
- a CDS encoding 50S ribosomal protein L19e, whose protein sequence is MDVSTQRRIAANILDCGIDRVWVDPENLEKVKLAITKDDIRALVKDGIIVKKQEKGISSARKKKIQEQKRKGKRKGQGSRKGAKGARTPKKEKWMNTIRPLRRMLKEMREDEKIERTQYRKLYRMAKGGAFRSRNHMKLYMKDHGILSE
- a CDS encoding 50S ribosomal protein L18; translation: MATNAKYRVPFRRRREGKTDFRQRLGLLLSGKPRLVARKSLNNIVAQVVAYDEKGDIILASAHSKELVKLGYKGHCGNLPTAYLTGLLIGKKAVKEGIEEAVLDKGLHRATKGAAIFAVLKGALDAGLEIPHGDEIIGNEERLAGAHIAEYAKVLKAEDEDAYKKQFSKYLEKGLNPEDLPAHFEEIKEKILSL
- a CDS encoding 30S ribosomal protein S5 → MAEKRRFNTDAWEPKTQVGRLVKEGQITSIDEIIDKGTPILEPEIVDALLPELEEQVLDVKLVQRMHKSGRRARYRATAVVGNKNGYVGVGMGKAKEVGPAIRKAIAHAKLSLIRVRVGCGSWECGCGGPHSIPFTAEGNCGSVKVQIIPAPRGVGLVAGNVAKAVLGLAGVKDVWTKTFGDTRTTYNFALAVFDSLNNLNFIKCLPNQKAKLGLKEGKVF
- a CDS encoding 50S ribosomal protein L30, with the protein product MAYAVIRVRGSVGVKKDIADTLKMLRLHKVNHCVIVPENEHYVGMVKKVKDFVTYGEVDNETFEKLILKRGRLAGNNRVSEEIVKESTDLSVSELAEKVMSGEIKLKDTEVKPVFRLHPPRKGYDKEGIKRPFSVGGALGYRAGKINDLIIKMM
- a CDS encoding uL15 family ribosomal protein translates to MIRKSKKITKLRGSRTCGYGEAKKHRGAGHRGGRGNAGVQKHKWLSICKFNPDYFGRSGFVRHASLIKDLKTINVGELQEYVLSNIDAFKKDGDKIVVDAAALGIDKILGKGRISLAMAVSATEFSENAVAKLEAAGGEAVEL